In Eubalaena glacialis isolate mEubGla1 chromosome 3, mEubGla1.1.hap2.+ XY, whole genome shotgun sequence, the following are encoded in one genomic region:
- the ARHGEF16 gene encoding rho guanine nucleotide exchange factor 16 isoform X6 produces MSQQHSDSSLEEKHLEYRFHSELQLDTKGNPASGLPMVRGSLQSRSNAAFQPDSPVPPSPSPEAQELRTIVLSTQSPAALKMGTQQLIPRSLAVCSKAKTPARHQSFGAAMLSKEAARRDPRLLSAPSFSLDDMDVDTGPGGMLRRNLRNQSYRAAMKGLGTPGGEGGPIQLSPKIPALAEEPSQPPARSAAKNKKTLGRKRAHKGSFKDDPRFYQEIQERGLNTSHESDDDLLDESSSPEGTRKVDAHIVVKSYRPPQVTWSQLPEVVESGILDKLPAEEHKRQEAIFEILTSEYSYQHSLGILVAEFLQSPELRATMTQTEHHHLFSNITDVLSASRRFFEDLEQRHKAQVCVEDISDILEEHAERHFHPYVSYCSNEVYQQRALQRLTSSSAAFREALREIEQRPACGGLPMISFLILPMQRVTRLPLLTDTLCLKTQGHPERYKAASRALKAISKLVKQCNEGAHKMERTEQMYTLHTQLDFSKVKSLPLISASRWLLKRGELFMVEETGLFRKLASRPTCYLFLFNDVLVVTKKKSEDSFVVQDYAQLDHIQVQKMEASEASLPGGGNRSSFVPYAFQLTLLHNSEGRQEKILLSSDSAWEAEAECF; encoded by the exons ATGTCCCAGCAGCACTCGGACAGCTCCTTGGAGGAGAAGCACCTGGAATACCGCTTCCACTCGGAGCTGCAGCTCGACACCAAGGGAAACCCAGCGTCCGGGCTCCCGATGGTCCGGGGCTCCCTGCAAAGCAGGAGCAATGCCGCCTTCCAGCCCGACAGCCCAGTGCCCCCGTCGCCGTCCCCTGAGGCCCAGGAGCTGAGGACCATCGTCCTGAGCACGCAGAGCCCGGCAGCCCTCAAGATGGGCACTCAGCAGCTGATCCCCCGGAGCCTGGCTGTGTGCAGCAAGGCTAAGACCCCGGCCCGCCATCAGAGCTTTGGGGCGGCCATGCTCAGCAAAGAGGCTGCCCGGCGGGACCCCCGGCTCCTCTCGGcccccagcttctccctggaCGACATGGACGTGGACACGGGTCCTGGGGGGATGCTGAGACGAAATCTGAGGAACCAATCCTACCGGGCAGCCATGAAGGGGCTGGGGACCCCCGGCGGCGAGGGCGGCCCCATCCAGCTCAGCCCCAAGATCCCTGCTCTGGCCGAGGAGCCCAGCCAGCCTCCTGCTCGGTCCGCGGCCAAAAATAAG AAGACGCTGGGGCGGAAACGCGCACACAAGGGCTCCTTCAAGGACG ATCCCCGGTTCTACCAGGAGATCCAGGAGCGAGGCCTGAACACCAGCCACGAGTCCGACGATGACCTGCTCGATGAGTCCTCCAGCCCTGAGGGAACCCGAAAGGTGGATGCCCACATCGTGGTCAAGAGCTACCGGCCCCCCCAGGTCACCTGGAGCCAGCTcccagag GTGGTGGAGTCGGGCATCCTGGACAAGCTGCCCGCCGAGGAGCACAAGAGgcaggag GCCATCTTCGAGATCCTCACGTCCGAGTACTCGTACCAGCACAGCCTCGGCATCCTGGTGGCCGAGTTCCTGCAGTCCCCGGAGCTTCGGGCGACCATGACCCAGACAGAGCACCACCACCTCTTCTCCAACATCACGGACGTCCTGAGCGCCAGCAGGAG GTTCTTCGAGGACCTGGAGCAGCGGCACAAGGCTCAGGTGTGCGTGGAGGACATCAGTGACATCCTGGAGGAGCACGCCGAGCGGCACTTCCACCCCTACGTCTCCTACTGCTCCAACGAGGTCTACCAGCAGCGCGCCCTGCAGCGGCTGAC AAGCAGTAGCGCTGCCTTCCGAGAGGCCCTGAGGGAGATCGAGCAGCGGCCCGCGTGCGGGGGTCTGCCCATGATCTCCTTCCTGATCCTGCCCATGCAGAGGGTGACCCGGCTGCCCCTCCTGACGGAC ACACTCTGCCTCAAGACTCAGGGCCACCCCGAGAGATACAAGGCCGCCAGCCGTGCGCTCAAGGCCATCAGCAAG CTGGTGAAGCAGTGCAACGAGGGGGCCCACAAGATGGAACGCACGGAGCAGATGTACACGCTGCACACACAGCTGGACTTCAGTAAGGTCAAG TCCCTCCCACTGATCTCTGCTTCCCGCTGGCTGCTGAAGCGCGGGGAGCTCTTCATGGTGGAAGAAACCGGGCTTTTCCGAAAACTCGCCAGCCGGCCGACATGCTACCTGTTCCTGTTCAACGACGTCCTCGTGGTCACCAAGAAGAAGAG CGAGGACAGCTTCGTGGTCCAGGACTACGCCCAGCTGGACCACATCCAGGTCCAGAAGATGGAGGCCTCGGAGGCCTCTCTGCCGGGGGGCGGCAATCGCAGCTCCTTCGTGCCGTACGCCTTCCAGCTAACCCTGCTGCACAACAGCGAGGGCCGCCAGGAGAAGATCCTGCTATCCTCCGACTCCGC GTGGGAAGCTGAGGCTGAGTGTTTCTAA
- the ARHGEF16 gene encoding rho guanine nucleotide exchange factor 16 isoform X7 has product MSQQHSDSSLEEKHLEYRFHSELQLDTKGNPASGLPMVRGSLQSRSNAAFQPDSPVPPSPSPEAQELRTIVLSTQSPAALKMGTQQLIPRSLAVCSKAKTPARHQSFGAAMLSKEAARRDPRLLSAPSFSLDDMDVDTGPGGMLRRNLRNQSYRAAMKGLGTPGGEGGPIQLSPKIPALAEEPSQPPARSAAKNKKTLGRKRAHKGSFKDDPRFYQEIQERGLNTSHESDDDLLDESSSPEGTRKVDAHIVVKSYRPPQVTWSQLPEVVESGILDKLPAEEHKRQEAIFEILTSEYSYQHSLGILVAEFLQSPELRATMTQTEHHHLFSNITDVLSASRRFFEDLEQRHKAQVCVEDISDILEEHAERHFHPYVSYCSNEVYQQRALQRLTSSSAAFREALREIEQRPACGGLPMISFLILPMQRVTRLPLLTDTLCLKTQGHPERYKAASRALKAISKLVKQCNEGAHKMERTEQMYTLHTQLDFSKVKTSPSLCCPAPAPAATRPVRQSGSCSLESGPGGSLCPAPLPCSPLPPLAWLQQSPVGRPVGRRLGGSLGQLCGPSLSLSSIRLSC; this is encoded by the exons ATGTCCCAGCAGCACTCGGACAGCTCCTTGGAGGAGAAGCACCTGGAATACCGCTTCCACTCGGAGCTGCAGCTCGACACCAAGGGAAACCCAGCGTCCGGGCTCCCGATGGTCCGGGGCTCCCTGCAAAGCAGGAGCAATGCCGCCTTCCAGCCCGACAGCCCAGTGCCCCCGTCGCCGTCCCCTGAGGCCCAGGAGCTGAGGACCATCGTCCTGAGCACGCAGAGCCCGGCAGCCCTCAAGATGGGCACTCAGCAGCTGATCCCCCGGAGCCTGGCTGTGTGCAGCAAGGCTAAGACCCCGGCCCGCCATCAGAGCTTTGGGGCGGCCATGCTCAGCAAAGAGGCTGCCCGGCGGGACCCCCGGCTCCTCTCGGcccccagcttctccctggaCGACATGGACGTGGACACGGGTCCTGGGGGGATGCTGAGACGAAATCTGAGGAACCAATCCTACCGGGCAGCCATGAAGGGGCTGGGGACCCCCGGCGGCGAGGGCGGCCCCATCCAGCTCAGCCCCAAGATCCCTGCTCTGGCCGAGGAGCCCAGCCAGCCTCCTGCTCGGTCCGCGGCCAAAAATAAG AAGACGCTGGGGCGGAAACGCGCACACAAGGGCTCCTTCAAGGACG ATCCCCGGTTCTACCAGGAGATCCAGGAGCGAGGCCTGAACACCAGCCACGAGTCCGACGATGACCTGCTCGATGAGTCCTCCAGCCCTGAGGGAACCCGAAAGGTGGATGCCCACATCGTGGTCAAGAGCTACCGGCCCCCCCAGGTCACCTGGAGCCAGCTcccagag GTGGTGGAGTCGGGCATCCTGGACAAGCTGCCCGCCGAGGAGCACAAGAGgcaggag GCCATCTTCGAGATCCTCACGTCCGAGTACTCGTACCAGCACAGCCTCGGCATCCTGGTGGCCGAGTTCCTGCAGTCCCCGGAGCTTCGGGCGACCATGACCCAGACAGAGCACCACCACCTCTTCTCCAACATCACGGACGTCCTGAGCGCCAGCAGGAG GTTCTTCGAGGACCTGGAGCAGCGGCACAAGGCTCAGGTGTGCGTGGAGGACATCAGTGACATCCTGGAGGAGCACGCCGAGCGGCACTTCCACCCCTACGTCTCCTACTGCTCCAACGAGGTCTACCAGCAGCGCGCCCTGCAGCGGCTGAC AAGCAGTAGCGCTGCCTTCCGAGAGGCCCTGAGGGAGATCGAGCAGCGGCCCGCGTGCGGGGGTCTGCCCATGATCTCCTTCCTGATCCTGCCCATGCAGAGGGTGACCCGGCTGCCCCTCCTGACGGAC ACACTCTGCCTCAAGACTCAGGGCCACCCCGAGAGATACAAGGCCGCCAGCCGTGCGCTCAAGGCCATCAGCAAG CTGGTGAAGCAGTGCAACGAGGGGGCCCACAAGATGGAACGCACGGAGCAGATGTACACGCTGCACACACAGCTGGACTTCAGTAAGGTCAAG ACGAGCCCATCCTTGTGCTGTCCTGCGCCTGCCCCAGCAGCAACTCGGCCCGTCCGGCAAAGTGGGAGCTGCTCTCTGGAATCGGGGCCTGGAGGCAGCCTCTGCCCCGCTCCActgccctgctctcccctccccccactggccTGGCTGCAGCAGAGCCCCGTGGGCCGGCCGGTGGGCAGGAGACTCGGAGGGTCCCTGGGGCAGCTCTGTGGGCCCAGCCTCAGCTTATCATCAATCAGGCTGAGCTGCTGA